One window from the genome of Dehalococcoidia bacterium encodes:
- a CDS encoding PIN domain-containing protein, translating into MALLDVNVLIALAWPNHVHHDAAHTWFSRQRSSGWATCSITESGFVRISSNPAVVRQTVTPKEAVALLQNLKQQESHLFWPLEISMGEVPEDILERIQGYRQVTDAVLLATAIQRRGQLATLDSGLARLTTESSHESVCIIPV; encoded by the coding sequence ATTGCATTGCTAGATGTAAACGTTCTGATCGCCCTTGCCTGGCCCAACCACGTTCATCACGACGCCGCGCATACATGGTTTTCTAGACAAAGGTCGAGCGGGTGGGCGACCTGCTCCATTACCGAGTCGGGCTTCGTACGGATATCCTCCAATCCTGCGGTAGTCCGCCAGACTGTAACACCCAAGGAAGCAGTCGCATTGCTTCAGAACCTCAAGCAGCAAGAATCGCATTTATTCTGGCCGCTGGAAATCTCAATGGGTGAGGTGCCGGAAGACATTCTCGAACGAATCCAAGGATATCGCCAGGTAACGGATGCCGTGTTACTTGCGACCGCAATTCAGCGCCGAGGACAGTTGGCCACTCTTGATAGCGGTCTGGCAAGACTCACAACGGAGAGCAGTCATGAG
- a CDS encoding antitoxin — translation MRTTITIDDDVLAVARALAEREGTSLGSAVSELARRGFKNATTVREDGMPVFKVPEDAQPITSEDVYRELDEWP, via the coding sequence ATGAGAACCACAATTACTATCGATGATGATGTGCTAGCTGTAGCAAGGGCGTTGGCAGAGCGAGAAGGCACAAGCCTCGGCAGCGCAGTTTCAGAGCTGGCTCGTCGCGGGTTCAAGAATGCTACAACAGTGCGTGAGGACGGTATGCCGGTATTCAAGGTACCTGAAGATGCCCAGCCCATCACCAGCGAGGATGTCTACCGGGAACTTGACGAGTGGCCATGA